A window of the Immundisolibacter sp. genome harbors these coding sequences:
- the egtB gene encoding ergothioneine biosynthesis protein EgtB — protein MASIAHASAFAAHPEPAELADRLLAVRRLTPSLCAPLAVEDMVIQSMPDVSPPKWHLAHTSWFFETFLLAPNLPAYRPFHPRFGYLFNSYYNQVGPFHARARRGLLARPTTDEVLAYRAHVDRHLTALLDTLDPAGWARLAPLLELGLNHEQQHQELLLMDVKHNFHANPLRPAYREDLLQIAAEDAAGAVNFLSCDGGMVEVGHDGPGFAFDNETPRHRVFLQPYRLADRMVTCGEYLDFVTAGGYQTPELWLSDGWATVQARGWTAPLYWEQGEDGWQVFTLGGLSALDPATPVSHLSFYEADAYARFAGRRLPTEFEWEAAARTIAAPAGGNFLDQDRLEPRPAAARAGFKQMFGDVWEWTASAYLPYPRYRPAAGAVGEYNGKFMSGQMVLRGGCCLTPADHLRATYRNFFPPDARWACAGLRLADDL, from the coding sequence ATGGCGAGCATCGCCCACGCCAGCGCCTTTGCAGCGCACCCGGAACCCGCCGAACTGGCCGATCGCCTGCTGGCCGTGCGCCGGTTGACGCCGTCCCTGTGCGCGCCGCTCGCCGTCGAGGACATGGTGATCCAATCCATGCCGGACGTGAGCCCGCCCAAATGGCACCTGGCGCACACGAGCTGGTTTTTCGAGACCTTCCTGCTGGCGCCCAACCTGCCGGCGTATCGGCCGTTTCATCCCCGTTTCGGCTATCTGTTCAATTCCTACTACAACCAGGTCGGGCCGTTTCATGCCCGCGCCCGGCGCGGCCTGCTGGCCCGGCCCACTACCGACGAAGTGCTCGCCTACCGGGCGCACGTGGACCGCCACCTGACAGCCCTGCTGGACACACTGGACCCAGCCGGCTGGGCGCGCCTGGCGCCGCTGCTGGAGCTGGGCCTCAACCACGAGCAGCAGCACCAGGAGCTGCTGCTGATGGACGTGAAGCACAACTTCCACGCCAATCCGCTGCGCCCGGCCTATCGCGAGGATCTGCTGCAGATCGCTGCGGAGGACGCCGCGGGCGCAGTCAACTTCCTGTCATGCGACGGCGGCATGGTCGAGGTCGGACACGACGGACCGGGCTTCGCCTTCGACAACGAAACACCGCGCCACCGCGTTTTCCTGCAGCCGTATCGTCTGGCCGATCGCATGGTGACCTGTGGCGAATACCTCGATTTCGTCACCGCGGGCGGTTATCAAACGCCCGAACTGTGGCTGTCGGACGGCTGGGCTACGGTGCAGGCGCGCGGCTGGACCGCGCCGCTGTACTGGGAGCAGGGCGAAGACGGCTGGCAGGTATTCACCCTGGGCGGCCTGAGTGCCCTCGATCCGGCCACGCCGGTGAGCCACCTGAGTTTCTACGAGGCGGATGCCTATGCCCGCTTCGCCGGCCGGCGCCTGCCGACCGAGTTCGAATGGGAAGCGGCCGCCCGAACGATCGCCGCTCCGGCCGGCGGCAATTTTCTGGACCAGGACCGGCTCGAGCCCCGGCCGGCCGCGGCCCGCGCCGGCTTCAAGCAGATGTTCGGCGACGTCTGGGAGTGGACCGCCAGCGCCTACCTGCCCTACCCGCGCTACCGGCCGGCCGCGGGCGCGGTCGGCGAGTACAACGGTAAATTCATGTCCGGCCAGATGGTGCTGCGCGGCGGTTGCTGCCTGACGCCGGCCGATCACCTGCGCGCCACCTACCGCAATTTCTTCCCCCCCGACGCGCGCTGGGCCTGCGCCGGCCTGCGCCTGGCAGACGACCTATGA
- the lexA gene encoding transcriptional repressor LexA codes for MKLTVRQQQVLDFITASVTEAGMPPTRVEIARQFGFRSINAAEQHLRALARKGAIDLMAGTSRGIRLKQSTGLPVVGQVAAGSPLLAEENLQGARALSGTLFSPKADYLLRVSGLSMRDAGILDGDLLAVHATPKANNGDLVVARIDGEVTVKRFQRKGGKVTLLAANPDFAPIEIDPRKHEFVIEGLGVGLLRDLS; via the coding sequence ATGAAACTGACCGTACGACAACAACAGGTTCTGGACTTCATCACCGCGTCCGTGACGGAGGCCGGCATGCCGCCGACGCGGGTGGAAATCGCCCGCCAGTTCGGGTTTCGTTCCATCAATGCCGCCGAGCAGCACCTGCGGGCGCTGGCGCGCAAGGGCGCCATCGATCTGATGGCCGGCACCTCGCGCGGCATTCGCCTGAAGCAGTCGACCGGATTGCCGGTGGTCGGGCAGGTCGCGGCCGGCAGTCCGTTGCTGGCCGAGGAGAACCTGCAGGGCGCGCGCGCGCTCAGCGGCACGCTGTTCAGTCCGAAGGCCGATTACCTGCTGCGGGTCAGCGGACTTAGCATGCGCGACGCCGGCATCTTGGACGGCGATCTGCTGGCGGTGCATGCCACGCCCAAGGCCAACAACGGCGATCTGGTGGTGGCGCGCATCGATGGCGAGGTGACCGTCAAGCGCTTCCAGCGCAAGGGCGGCAAGGTCACGTTGCTGGCGGCAAATCCGGATTTCGCGCCGATTGAGATTGACCCACGCAAGCACGAGTTCGTGATCGAAGGCCTGGGCGTGGGCCTGCTGCGCGATCTTTCCTGA
- a CDS encoding aromatic ring-hydroxylating dioxygenase subunit alpha, with protein sequence MKPNDLAAPDIDRLVVDLADQGEFRVHRDVFRDPAVFELEMKYIFERNWVFVGLDSQAPNPNDYFTTWIGRQPIIVARDKQGKLGAFINSCSHKGARIAHHRDGNAKQWVCSYHGWAFDTAGACIYIKDQDAGCYAEPFNKLDHNLKKVKFGQYRGFLFASLSDDVPSLDEHLGEARKLLDLVWDQGPDGIEAIPGVSSYTYNANWKMQIENCIDAYHLTSCHPSFMNIVSRRKAGESDNKQVKSIDFNLMSQVKGGGYTFPRGHAVGFFDNPVPQERGLYQHHDELVARVGEQKARWMYAGRNLTIYPNVQFAENASLQMRVIRPLSVDKTEMTIYCIGAKGESDAAREIRIRQYEDFFNTSGMATPDDTIAYEDCQVGFKAGVLTQMQGYCRGMTNVVSGADDRAAEIGFTPATSSTGPFAMQDETVMFGGYRAWKKFIKDGLAADGAA encoded by the coding sequence ATGAAACCCAACGACTTGGCCGCGCCCGACATTGACCGATTGGTCGTTGACCTGGCCGATCAGGGCGAATTTCGCGTCCACCGCGATGTGTTCCGCGACCCGGCTGTGTTCGAGCTGGAGATGAAATACATCTTCGAGCGCAACTGGGTGTTCGTGGGTCTGGACAGCCAGGCGCCGAACCCGAACGACTACTTCACCACCTGGATCGGCCGCCAGCCGATCATCGTGGCGCGCGACAAGCAGGGCAAGCTGGGCGCCTTCATCAATTCCTGCTCGCACAAGGGTGCACGCATCGCCCACCACCGCGACGGCAACGCCAAGCAGTGGGTGTGTTCGTACCACGGCTGGGCCTTCGACACGGCCGGCGCGTGCATCTACATCAAGGACCAGGACGCCGGCTGCTACGCCGAGCCGTTCAACAAGCTGGACCACAACCTCAAGAAAGTGAAGTTCGGCCAGTACCGGGGCTTCCTGTTCGCCAGCCTGTCGGACGATGTGCCGAGCCTGGACGAGCACCTGGGTGAAGCCAGGAAGCTGCTGGATCTGGTGTGGGACCAGGGACCGGACGGCATCGAGGCCATTCCGGGCGTGTCCAGCTATACCTACAACGCCAACTGGAAGATGCAGATCGAGAACTGCATCGACGCCTACCACCTGACCTCCTGCCACCCGAGCTTCATGAACATCGTCAGCCGCCGCAAGGCCGGCGAAAGCGACAACAAGCAGGTCAAGTCGATCGACTTCAACCTCATGTCGCAGGTCAAGGGCGGCGGCTACACCTTCCCGCGCGGTCACGCGGTAGGTTTTTTCGACAACCCGGTGCCCCAGGAACGTGGCCTGTACCAGCATCACGACGAGCTCGTGGCTCGCGTCGGCGAACAGAAGGCGCGCTGGATGTATGCCGGGCGCAACCTGACCATCTACCCGAACGTGCAGTTCGCCGAGAACGCCTCGCTGCAGATGCGGGTGATCCGGCCGCTGTCGGTGGACAAGACCGAGATGACCATCTACTGCATCGGCGCCAAGGGCGAGAGCGACGCGGCCCGCGAGATCCGCATCCGCCAGTATGAGGACTTCTTCAACACCTCGGGCATGGCTACGCCGGACGACACGATTGCCTACGAGGACTGTCAGGTTGGTTTCAAGGCCGGCGTGCTGACGCAGATGCAGGGCTACTGCCGTGGCATGACCAACGTCGTGTCCGGCGCCGACGACCGGGCTGCCGAAATCGGTTTCACGCCCGCCACCAGCTCGACCGGCCCCTTCGCCATGCAGGACGAGACCGTCATGTTCGGCGGCTACCGGGCCTGGAAGAAATTCATCAAGGACGGGTTGGCGGCCGACGGCGCGGCCTGA
- the egtD gene encoding L-histidine N(alpha)-methyltransferase, whose protein sequence is MNTLAKLRLHDLAPEQEDFRTAVLEGLAKPHKSLPCKFFYDDVGSALFDRICELPEYYPTRTEIGILTEAASEIAALAGRGGVLVEYGSGSSLKTRLLLDALAPDVYMPIDISRQHMLGACHALARDYPALHLMAVCADYTRPFTLPRVARGGQRRLAFFPGSSIGNFAPLEALRFLKNVAQQLDPGDGLLIGVDLKKDPAILNAAYNDAAGVTAAFNLNLLARCNRELGADFDLDAFAHRAFYNAAAGRIEMHLDSLRAQTVRVAGQRFAFSAGESIHTENSYKYRPDEFRHLATQAGFAPVQTWTDAADLFGVLYLRRL, encoded by the coding sequence ATGAACACACTCGCCAAACTGCGCCTGCACGACCTGGCGCCGGAACAGGAGGACTTTCGCACCGCCGTGCTGGAAGGCCTGGCCAAGCCGCACAAGAGCCTGCCGTGCAAGTTCTTTTATGACGATGTGGGCTCCGCCCTGTTCGATCGGATTTGCGAACTGCCGGAGTACTACCCGACGCGCACCGAGATCGGCATCCTCACCGAAGCGGCGTCCGAGATCGCCGCCCTGGCCGGGCGTGGCGGGGTGCTGGTGGAATACGGCAGTGGCAGCAGTCTTAAAACCCGCTTGCTGCTTGATGCCCTGGCGCCGGATGTCTACATGCCGATCGACATCTCGCGTCAGCACATGCTGGGCGCCTGCCACGCGCTGGCGCGGGACTATCCGGCCCTGCACCTGATGGCCGTGTGCGCCGACTACACGCGGCCGTTCACGCTGCCGCGCGTGGCGCGCGGCGGGCAGCGCCGGCTGGCGTTCTTCCCCGGCTCCAGCATCGGCAACTTCGCGCCGCTGGAGGCGCTGCGGTTCCTCAAGAACGTCGCCCAGCAACTGGACCCTGGCGATGGCCTGCTGATCGGCGTGGACCTGAAGAAAGACCCGGCCATCCTGAACGCCGCCTACAACGACGCCGCCGGCGTCACCGCCGCCTTCAACCTGAACCTGCTGGCTCGCTGCAACCGCGAACTGGGTGCCGATTTCGACCTGGACGCCTTTGCCCACCGCGCCTTCTACAACGCGGCTGCCGGGCGCATCGAAATGCACCTGGACAGCCTGCGTGCGCAGACCGTACGGGTGGCCGGACAGCGGTTCGCCTTCAGCGCCGGCGAGTCCATCCATACCGAGAACTCGTACAAGTACCGACCCGACGAGTTCCGGCACCTGGCCACGCAGGCCGGTTTCGCGCCCGTGCAGACCTGGACCGACGCCGCCGACCTGTTCGGCGTGCTCTATTTGCGGCGCCTGTGA